The DNA region CATGCCCTGCCGCGACTGCCACGTGAGCCGTGACAGCCGCAAGGACCCCTCGTCGTACTACGCAGCGTGGCACTCCAAAACGGACAGCAGCTGTCTTGGCTGCCACCGCAGCATGAAGGCCGAGGGTAAGGAGACCGGACCGGTCACCTGCATGAAGGAATGCCATCCGCAAAAGTAAGCCATCGCTAGGAGATACGACCAATGCGCAAGACGCTATTCTACATTTTGCTCCCTCTGGCCCTTGTTCTGGGGGCTTCTTTGCCCGGGCTGATGGCCGCCGAGGTGCCGTGTGAAGTGCACATCGCTCCTGACAGCGATGCCAAGCCTCTGTTCAACGAAGTGGTTTTCCCGCACGACAAGCACGCCGACATCCAGTGCTCGAAGTGCCATCACATGTTCGAGGGCTCCGGCTCCATCGACTCCTGTCGTATGTGCCACATGGACCGCGACTTCGACTTCCGCTCCGAGACGTCGTCCTACTACTTTGCCTGGCACGGCCGCTCCGATCACTCCTGTTTCGGCTGCCACTACGACAGGAAGAACAAGGGCGAGGCCCACGGCCCGGTCAAGTGCTTCAACTCGGGCTGCCATACGCTCCAGTAACATTCCGTTCGCATACGGTTTTTGACAAGCCGGGGGTCCTCAGCAGGACTCCCGGCTTTTTTGTTCTCAGCGCTTGCGCAATGGCTCCGCATTAGGCACTTTCCTCATATGGGGGAACGGATGATGGAACAGCTCAATTCACTGAGACGCCGGAAACAACATGCGCGATGGGAAGAAGCCCTGGCGCAGCGGGGATTCTACGGCCAGG from Oceanidesulfovibrio marinus includes:
- a CDS encoding cytochrome c3 family protein: MRKTLFYILLPLALVLGASLPGLMAAEVPCEVHIAPDSDAKPLFNEVVFPHDKHADIQCSKCHHMFEGSGSIDSCRMCHMDRDFDFRSETSSYYFAWHGRSDHSCFGCHYDRKNKGEAHGPVKCFNSGCHTLQ